One Methylosinus sp. C49 DNA segment encodes these proteins:
- a CDS encoding type II secretion system protein GspH — MRRSYERSARRRRGFALLETLAILLIVALLAGMASQFARRPSPRLRVESATRALCAGLRATRMRAIATASEQALTIDLRRRAFFSPAVAETALPEDAAIELAVSARERTEPSRGAIAFFPDGGSSGGGLTIGVAGARADIDVNWLTGATRCAFH; from the coding sequence ATGAGGCGGTCATACGAGCGCAGCGCCCGGCGCCGGCGCGGCTTCGCCTTGCTGGAGACGCTCGCCATTCTGCTGATCGTCGCGCTGCTCGCCGGAATGGCGAGCCAATTCGCGCGCCGGCCGTCGCCGCGCCTGCGCGTCGAAAGCGCGACGCGCGCGCTCTGCGCCGGGCTGCGGGCGACGCGCATGCGCGCCATCGCCACCGCGAGCGAGCAGGCGCTGACGATCGATCTGCGGCGCAGAGCCTTCTTCTCCCCCGCCGTCGCCGAGACGGCGCTGCCGGAGGACGCCGCCATAGAGCTGGCCGTTTCGGCGCGCGAGCGGACGGAGCCCTCGCGGGGCGCCATCGCCTTTTTCCCCGATGGCGGCTCCTCGGGCGGCGGGCTGACAATCGGCGTCGCCGGCGCACGCGCGGACATCGACGTCAATTGGCTCACCGGAGCGACGCGATGCGCCTTCCATTAG
- a CDS encoding prepilin peptidase, protein MSVPARRRAALVETAVLAATARGEGRALAHVVWIALAALVVTFLDLAQLGYWAAPTLVLFGALAFASVFDARFLIIPDGPLIVLLLLGLALLPLHGEAAALRLAGAAGGYATLRAVDMAYRLLRGRAGLGLADAHLLGLAGLWLGPEALPGCLLIAVVSAFLSALIAARDGALGHMAQPIPFGPHLALGFWLCWSLGPLEPAQSGF, encoded by the coding sequence TTGAGCGTTCCGGCGCGCCGCCGCGCCGCGCTCGTCGAGACGGCGGTCCTTGCGGCGACTGCGCGCGGCGAGGGGCGCGCGTTGGCGCATGTCGTCTGGATCGCGCTCGCCGCTCTCGTCGTCACATTTCTCGATCTCGCGCAACTCGGATATTGGGCGGCGCCGACGCTGGTCCTGTTCGGCGCGCTCGCCTTCGCCTCTGTCTTCGACGCGCGCTTCCTCATCATTCCCGACGGACCGCTGATCGTCCTGCTGCTGCTCGGCCTCGCCTTGCTGCCTTTGCATGGCGAAGCGGCGGCGCTGCGCCTCGCGGGCGCGGCCGGCGGCTATGCGACTCTGCGAGCTGTCGACATGGCCTATCGGCTGCTGCGGGGGCGCGCCGGGCTCGGCCTCGCGGACGCGCATTTGCTGGGCCTCGCGGGCCTGTGGCTGGGGCCGGAGGCTCTGCCCGGCTGCCTGCTGATAGCGGTGGTCTCGGCCTTCCTCTCGGCGCTGATCGCGGCGCGCGACGGCGCGCTCGGCCATATGGCGCAGCCCATCCCCTTCGGTCCGCATCTCGCGCTCGGCTTCTGGCTCTGCTGGAGCCTCGGGCCGCTGGAGCCCGCTCAGAGCGGGTTTTGA
- a CDS encoding ABC transporter permease, translated as MYATQSATLELRDAFRRQRLVLLALMLRNIRTRFFGHGLGYLVAIAWPLVHTLIIITLFSVNSRMAPVGESTTLFVATGAVPFQVQAYLSTFMMTSVLQSRALFAFPEVKVMDALIASILLEILSSCAVVLILLVVGTAFGENLAPRDIEQAALAYAAAIILGVGIGFFNGTLALAMPMWALMFALLRILLWLASGTVFLPDNLPEPYRTMQSYNPIAQSIEWMRYAYYDGVGAGFLDRAYVLEFGVGMIFVSLLLERMTRGHLLSLR; from the coding sequence ATGTACGCCACGCAGAGCGCGACATTGGAATTGCGGGACGCATTTCGACGCCAGCGGCTCGTGCTGCTCGCCTTGATGCTCCGCAATATTCGCACGCGTTTCTTCGGTCACGGCCTCGGCTATCTGGTGGCGATCGCTTGGCCGCTCGTGCATACATTGATCATCATCACGCTCTTCTCCGTCAATAGCCGCATGGCTCCCGTCGGAGAAAGCACCACGCTTTTCGTGGCGACCGGCGCCGTGCCTTTTCAAGTGCAGGCCTATCTGTCGACCTTCATGATGACGTCCGTCCTACAGAGCAGAGCTCTCTTCGCTTTTCCAGAAGTCAAGGTGATGGACGCCCTGATCGCGAGCATTCTGCTCGAAATCCTCTCCTCCTGCGCCGTGGTGCTGATTCTCCTCGTCGTGGGAACGGCGTTCGGCGAAAATCTCGCGCCGCGCGACATAGAGCAGGCGGCGCTCGCCTATGCCGCCGCGATCATATTGGGCGTCGGCATTGGATTCTTCAACGGCACGCTGGCTCTCGCCATGCCGATGTGGGCGCTGATGTTCGCGTTGCTCCGCATTTTGCTATGGCTTGCTTCGGGCACCGTTTTTCTGCCGGACAATCTGCCGGAGCCCTATCGCACGATGCAATCCTATAATCCGATCGCGCAATCGATCGAATGGATGCGCTACGCTTATTACGATGGCGTGGGCGCCGGATTTCTGGACCGCGCCTATGTGCTCGAGTTCGGCGTCGGCATGATTTTCGTGAGCCTGCTGCTCGAGCGCATGACCCGCGGCCATCTGCTGTCGCTGCGCTGA
- a CDS encoding type II secretion system protein, which yields MRLPLARRGFALVEALAAFLILALVLGGLLQGVGFGARNESRGDFLLRAARQGRSQLEALGVATPLTMGESAGRYADGLVWSLSVGPCRSSADPGGLGEIVACPVALAIRRPGDAAPGDALTLRTVKIDANRPAQ from the coding sequence ATGCGCCTTCCATTAGCGCGGCGCGGCTTCGCGCTGGTCGAGGCGCTGGCGGCCTTTTTGATCCTCGCGCTGGTGCTGGGCGGCCTGCTACAGGGCGTCGGCTTCGGCGCCCGCAATGAGAGCCGCGGCGATTTCCTGCTGCGCGCGGCGCGTCAAGGACGCTCGCAGCTGGAGGCGCTGGGCGTCGCGACGCCGCTCACCATGGGCGAAAGCGCCGGGCGCTATGCGGACGGACTCGTCTGGAGCCTTTCGGTCGGCCCGTGCCGCTCCTCCGCCGACCCCGGCGGTCTCGGCGAGATCGTCGCCTGCCCCGTGGCGCTCGCCATACGCCGGCCGGGCGACGCCGCCCCCGGCGACGCGCTGACGCTGCGCACGGTCAAGATCGACGCCAATCGGCCGGCGCAATGA
- a CDS encoding type II secretion system protein — MRIPRRARGFTLLEALLSIALMSLIVGTIAGGFRLGKRVWETGRDYEGVQEVEEAAGALEAILSRAFPVRLDRRDSPPTVAFEGHANRIRLVTTSDGGADWGGLALTEISASADDLDVRSGVLRQETWFGGGRPSRSATALRGLAAFELSYFGAPEPNAPPVWTNEWVERDTPPKLIAVRLAGTRRGKRIDASFTVHIRQNPL, encoded by the coding sequence ATGAGAATTCCGCGCCGCGCCCGCGGCTTCACCCTGCTGGAGGCGCTGCTCTCCATCGCGCTGATGTCGCTGATCGTCGGGACCATCGCCGGCGGCTTTCGGCTCGGCAAGCGCGTCTGGGAGACCGGCCGAGATTATGAAGGCGTGCAGGAGGTGGAGGAGGCCGCCGGCGCGCTGGAGGCGATCTTGTCCCGCGCCTTTCCCGTTCGGCTCGACAGACGGGACAGCCCGCCGACGGTCGCCTTCGAAGGCCACGCGAATCGCATTCGCCTGGTGACGACGAGCGACGGCGGCGCAGATTGGGGCGGCTTGGCGCTCACCGAAATCTCCGCATCCGCGGACGACCTCGATGTGCGCTCCGGCGTGCTGCGACAGGAGACGTGGTTCGGCGGCGGCCGCCCGTCGCGCTCAGCCACCGCGCTGCGCGGCCTCGCCGCCTTCGAGCTTTCCTATTTTGGCGCGCCGGAGCCCAATGCTCCGCCCGTCTGGACAAATGAGTGGGTGGAGCGCGACACGCCGCCGAAGCTCATCGCGGTGCGGCTGGCGGGAACACGCCGCGGCAAGCGCATCGACGCCTCCTTCACTGTGCACATTCGTCAAAACCCGCTCTGA